In Malania oleifera isolate guangnan ecotype guangnan chromosome 8, ASM2987363v1, whole genome shotgun sequence, a single window of DNA contains:
- the LOC131161703 gene encoding 1-aminocyclopropane-1-carboxylate synthase 3 has protein sequence MVSRKAGCNTHGQDSSYFLGWQEYEKNPYHVALNPSGIIQMGLAENQLSFDLLESWLADNPDAAGFSKNGSSVFRELALYQDYNGMPAFKQVLADFMAEIRGNRVTFDPNKLVLTAGSTSANEILMFCLANPGDAFLLPTPYYPGFDRDLKWRTEVNIVPIHCYSSNGFKITKSALEEAYELARTQNLNVKGVLITNPSNPLGTTATPDELQSLLSFVAAKNIHLISDEIYSGTVFHSPSFISVAEALAAADLDVRRRTHIVYSLSKDLGLPGFRVGMIYSNDETVVAAATKMSSFGLVSSQTQYLLTNILADEKFRRWYMAENQRRLKRRLEMLVSGLRNAGIGCLESNAGLFCWVDMRHLLSSNTFEAEMELWKRVLGEVGLNISPGSSCHCSEPGWFRMCFANMSEEILDLSMQRIKTFMDTKWVCRLSSYDYELGRVPDR, from the exons ATGGTGTCTAGGAAGGCAGGGTGTAACACACATGGACAGGACTCGTCCTACTTCCTAGGTTGgcaggagtacgagaagaatccCTACCATGTTGCCCTTAACCCCTCTGGCATTATTCAGATGGGTCTCGCTGAGAATCAG CTATCCTTTGACCTGCTCGAATCATGGTTGGCCGACAATCCCGACGCCGCCGGATTCAGCAAAAATGGAAGCTCCGTTTTCAGGGAATTGGCTCTCTACCAAGATTACAACGGCATGCCTGCTTTCAAGCAA GTACTAGCAGATTTCATGGCAGAAATAAGAGGAAACCGAGTGACATTTGATCCAAACAAGCTTGTTCTAACCGCTGGCTCTACTTCCGCTAATGAGATTCTCATGTTTTGTCTCGCCAATCCCGGCGATGCTTTCCTTCTTCCTACACCCTACTATCCTGG GTTTGACAGAGATCTCAAATGGCGAACCGAAGTTAACATCGTCCCAATCCACTGCTACAGCTCAAACGGCTTCAAGATCACCAAATCCGCTTTGGAAGAAGCCTACGAACTCGCCCGAACCCAAAACCTCAATGTCAAAGGAGTTCTCATCACCAACCCGTCCAACCCCCTGGGCACCACTGCCACCCCCGACGAGCTCCAAAGCCTCCTCTCCTTCGTCGCCGCTAAAAATATCCACCTCATCAGCGACGAAATCTACTCCGGCACCGTCTTCCACTCCCCGTCCTTCATCAGCGTCGCCGAAGCCTTGGCCGCCGCAGACCTCGACGTCCGCCGCCGCACCCACATAGTCTACAGCCTCTCCAAGGACCTGGGCCTCCCGGGTTTCCGCGTCGGCATGATCTACTCCAACGACGAAACCGTGGTGGCCGCCGCCACCAAGATGTCCAGCTTCGGCCTCGTCTCGTCGCAGACGCAGTACCTCCTCACGAACATCCTCGCCGACGAGAAGTTCCGCCGCTGGTACATGGCGGAGAACCAGCGGCGGCTCAAACGCCGGCTGGAAATGCTGGTGTCGGGACTCCGGAACGCGGGGATTGGGTGCTTGGAAAGCAATGCGGGTCTGTTCTGCTGGGTGGACATGAGGCACCTCCTCAGCTCCAACACGTTCGAAGCGGAAATGGAGCTGTGGAAACGGGTCCTCGGCGAGGTCGGGTTGAATATATCTCCCGGGTCGTCTTGCCACTGTTCCGAACCCGGCTGGTTTCGAATGTGCTTCGCCAACATGTCGGAAGAAATCCTTGACCTGTCAATGCAGCGGATCAAGACGTTCATGGATACCAAGTGGGTTTGCCGACTATCGTCCTATGATTATGAACTGGGTCGGGTTCCGGATCGTTAG